The following coding sequences lie in one Deinococcus aerolatus genomic window:
- the ftsY gene encoding signal recognition particle-docking protein FtsY, producing the protein MSWLERLRSGLSKTRAQINDTAGFLGNDVKDVFSNRLETVEDLEYALIAADVGRAATEEILEDVRRSEGKNLQQALMDALTLQLEPNARRAEFRKLGFAPQASRMSVEPGGHVVMVIGVNGVGKTTTIAKLGQYYMGRGKSVMFAAGDTFRAAAGAQLGEWGDRLGVPVVQGTDGGDPAAVAYDAATARAARGTDLLFVDTAGRLHNKHNLMEELKKVRRVIEKADPGEPAEVWLVLDAVTGQNGLQQAKKFHESTPLTGVIVTKLDGTSKGGILIPIVRELGVPIKFIGVGESASDLQPFDSQDFVRALFDVDVPRA; encoded by the coding sequence GTGAGCTGGCTCGAACGCCTGCGCAGCGGCCTGAGCAAGACCCGCGCCCAGATCAACGACACTGCCGGATTCCTGGGCAACGACGTCAAGGACGTGTTTTCCAACCGCCTGGAAACGGTGGAGGATCTGGAATACGCCCTGATCGCGGCGGACGTGGGCCGCGCCGCCACAGAGGAAATTCTGGAGGACGTGCGCCGCAGCGAGGGCAAGAACCTGCAGCAGGCGCTGATGGACGCCCTGACCCTGCAACTGGAGCCCAATGCCCGCCGCGCCGAATTCCGCAAGCTGGGCTTTGCGCCGCAGGCCAGCCGGATGTCGGTGGAGCCTGGTGGGCATGTGGTTATGGTGATCGGGGTCAACGGTGTGGGCAAGACCACCACCATCGCCAAGCTGGGCCAGTACTACATGGGCCGAGGCAAGAGCGTGATGTTCGCCGCCGGAGACACCTTCCGCGCCGCCGCCGGGGCGCAGCTGGGCGAGTGGGGTGACCGGCTGGGCGTGCCGGTGGTGCAGGGCACCGACGGGGGTGACCCGGCCGCCGTCGCCTACGACGCCGCCACCGCCCGCGCCGCCCGGGGCACGGACCTGCTGTTCGTGGACACCGCCGGACGCCTGCACAACAAGCACAACCTGATGGAAGAACTGAAGAAGGTGCGCCGCGTGATCGAGAAGGCCGATCCCGGCGAGCCCGCCGAGGTCTGGCTGGTGCTGGACGCCGTGACCGGGCAGAACGGGCTGCAACAGGCCAAGAAGTTCCACGAGTCCACGCCGCTGACCGGTGTGATCGTCACCAAGCTGGACGGCACCTCCAAGGGCGGCATCCTGATTCCCATCGTGCGCGAACTGGGCGTGCCGATCAAGTTCATCGGCGTGGGTGAGAGCGCCAGCGACCTGCAGCCGTTCGACAGCCAGGACTTCGTGCGGGCGCTGTTCGATGTGGACGTGCCCAGGGCATAA
- the bshC gene encoding bacillithiol biosynthesis cysteine-adding enzyme BshC, translating into MARNIAAEYTAGTLAEFFRLPVGGTQQARAEQRPDIDRAALAGALRTYHRDLGTLDARVEQALTRLAHPHSRVVVTGQQAGALTGPAYSVHKGADAALLARQLDTEDVPVVAIYWVASQDHDAAEVASTSLLDLSEQLHRLTLDVPEGMPVGRVPWRGEWTAQAEAVLDAFDAPPEHVAAVRGRLARATQGGGSYADVFARLIHGLLSPAGLIVLDPLHPALARLMAPTLARELDNPLASSALIEDAAARLMAQDFTPQLRRPAGATNVFIEEDDGHRRLLRLDGARFSTDTRAYTHRELRAMLEADPSRLTPAAGLRPAVQDALLPTLAFVVGPGEIAYGAQLREVYELHGLKQPLLWPRLSVTWLEPNVARLLRRLGATAAEVQADPEGVLGRALARERGAEAVTTRKLDEIATQLRAVMDEIAALDPTLVGAAGRTRERVTARVGRLQTQAVRALARQENDRSGQLSRLKAHLLPNGTPQEREMNFLTYLLKHGDKPLELLLALEPGWRGEIEIP; encoded by the coding sequence ATGGCGCGCAACATAGCGGCGGAGTACACCGCCGGAACACTGGCAGAGTTTTTCCGTCTTCCGGTGGGCGGCACACAGCAGGCGCGGGCCGAGCAACGCCCGGACATCGACCGGGCCGCGCTCGCCGGGGCCTTAAGAACGTACCACCGCGATCTGGGCACACTGGACGCCCGCGTGGAACAGGCACTGACCCGGCTGGCGCACCCGCACTCCAGGGTGGTTGTGACCGGGCAGCAGGCAGGCGCACTGACCGGCCCGGCCTACAGCGTTCACAAGGGGGCCGACGCCGCGCTGCTGGCCCGGCAGCTGGACACCGAGGACGTGCCCGTGGTGGCCATCTACTGGGTGGCCAGCCAGGACCACGACGCGGCGGAAGTTGCCAGCACCAGCCTTCTGGACCTCTCGGAGCAGCTGCACCGGCTGACGCTGGACGTGCCGGAGGGCATGCCGGTGGGCCGCGTGCCGTGGCGCGGGGAGTGGACCGCGCAGGCAGAGGCCGTGCTGGACGCATTCGACGCCCCGCCAGAACACGTTGCCGCCGTGCGGGGCCGCCTGGCGCGGGCCACGCAGGGGGGAGGGAGTTACGCCGACGTCTTTGCCCGCCTGATTCACGGGCTGCTCTCCCCCGCCGGGCTGATCGTGCTGGACCCGCTGCACCCCGCTCTGGCCCGCCTGATGGCCCCCACCCTGGCCCGCGAACTCGACAACCCGCTGGCCTCCTCGGCACTCATCGAGGACGCGGCGGCCCGGCTGATGGCACAGGACTTCACGCCGCAGCTGCGCCGCCCGGCAGGGGCCACCAACGTCTTTATTGAGGAGGACGACGGTCACCGGCGGTTGCTGCGGCTGGACGGGGCGCGCTTCAGCACCGACACCCGCGCCTACACCCACCGCGAGCTGCGGGCCATGCTGGAGGCCGATCCCAGCCGCCTGACCCCGGCGGCCGGCCTGCGCCCGGCTGTTCAGGACGCGCTGCTGCCCACGCTGGCCTTTGTGGTGGGCCCCGGCGAGATCGCCTATGGAGCGCAGCTGCGCGAGGTCTACGAACTCCACGGCCTGAAGCAGCCGCTGCTGTGGCCGCGCTTGAGCGTGACGTGGCTGGAGCCCAATGTGGCCCGCCTGCTGCGGCGGCTGGGCGCCACCGCCGCTGAGGTGCAGGCCGATCCGGAGGGCGTGCTGGGCCGCGCCCTGGCCCGCGAGCGCGGCGCGGAGGCCGTGACCACCCGGAAACTGGACGAAATCGCCACCCAGTTGCGGGCCGTGATGGACGAGATTGCCGCCCTGGACCCCACCCTGGTGGGCGCGGCGGGGCGGACCCGTGAGCGCGTCACCGCGCGGGTGGGCCGGCTCCAGACCCAGGCAGTGCGGGCACTGGCCCGGCAGGAAAATGACCGCAGCGGGCAACTGTCGCGCCTCAAGGCCCATCTGCTGCCGAACGGCACGCCGCAGGAACGCGAGATGAACTTCCTGACGTACCTGCTCAAGCACGGCGACAAACCACTGGAGCTGCTGCTGGCGCTGGAGCCGGGCTGGCGAGGGGAAATCGAGATTCCCTGA
- a CDS encoding Crp/Fnr family transcriptional regulator, translating to MLPGAFGTLPEEAQAQVMAASRVGRWARAGLLFHPEDAAETLYLILRGAVRLYRLGSGAREVTLDVHGPGALLGVSALTPGESYNVYGEAMDDVEALMLGQDALHRLTDAQPAVGVALTEQITRQTRGVQERLSGLVFLEVSQRLALALLTLAEREGGWPQEGPIALRDRVSHQDLAYVVGSTRETITKLLGDFRSRGLLDLGYRRIILTDRDGLQRATRESLR from the coding sequence ATGTTGCCCGGAGCATTTGGAACCCTGCCTGAAGAAGCCCAGGCGCAGGTCATGGCGGCGAGTCGGGTGGGACGCTGGGCGCGGGCCGGGCTGCTGTTTCACCCGGAAGACGCCGCCGAGACGCTGTACCTGATCCTGCGCGGCGCGGTGCGGCTGTACCGCCTGGGCAGCGGGGCCCGCGAGGTCACGCTGGACGTGCACGGCCCCGGCGCGTTGCTGGGCGTCTCGGCCCTGACCCCAGGGGAAAGCTACAACGTCTACGGCGAGGCAATGGACGACGTGGAGGCGCTGATGCTAGGCCAGGACGCGCTGCATCGCCTGACCGACGCGCAGCCGGCGGTGGGCGTGGCCCTGACCGAGCAGATCACCCGCCAGACGCGCGGCGTGCAGGAGCGTCTGTCGGGACTGGTGTTTCTGGAGGTCTCGCAGCGGCTGGCGCTGGCGCTGCTGACGCTGGCCGAGCGCGAGGGCGGCTGGCCCCAGGAGGGGCCCATCGCCCTGCGCGACCGGGTCTCGCATCAGGACCTGGCCTACGTGGTGGGCAGCACCCGTGAGACCATCACCAAGCTGCTGGGCGATTTCCGCTCGCGCGGCCTGCTAGACCTGGGCTACCGGCGCATTATCCTGACGGACCGGGACGGCCTGCAACGGGCCACGCGGGAGTCCCTGCGTTAG
- a CDS encoding WecB/TagA/CpsF family glycosyltransferase, whose product MSPSPHRPRLRLFDLPLDVINLSDTLTLLGDWLADPARRPHTVVTLNPEIIVQARSHPEFARAVQDADLVTADGVGIVYAARQLHAEEVPRAPGFDIVRGLMQRHGAELRVFFLGAKPGVAEAAAQNAVRDYGVVVAGIHHGYFGPEDDERVARLIGDSGANLLLTAMGAGRQEVFNGQWRGVLGVPVMIGCGGVIDVLAGTAELAPAWTRKLGVEWVWRVAGDRKRWNRAPRLLNFVRMVRAEKRRKG is encoded by the coding sequence ATGTCCCCCTCTCCCCACCGCCCGCGTCTGCGCCTGTTTGACCTGCCGCTGGACGTGATCAACCTGAGTGACACGCTGACGCTGCTGGGTGACTGGCTGGCGGACCCGGCCCGCCGGCCGCACACGGTGGTAACCCTGAACCCCGAGATCATCGTGCAGGCGCGCAGCCACCCGGAATTCGCGCGGGCCGTGCAGGACGCCGATCTGGTCACCGCCGACGGCGTGGGCATCGTGTACGCCGCCCGGCAGCTTCACGCCGAGGAGGTGCCCCGCGCGCCCGGCTTCGACATCGTCAGGGGTCTGATGCAGCGGCACGGCGCGGAGCTGCGGGTGTTCTTTCTGGGTGCGAAACCCGGCGTGGCCGAGGCCGCCGCGCAGAACGCGGTCCGCGACTACGGCGTCGTCGTGGCCGGCATCCACCACGGCTACTTCGGCCCGGAGGACGACGAGCGGGTGGCGCGGCTGATTGGCGACAGCGGCGCAAACCTGCTGCTGACGGCCATGGGGGCCGGACGGCAGGAGGTCTTCAATGGGCAGTGGCGCGGCGTGCTGGGCGTCCCGGTCATGATCGGCTGCGGCGGCGTGATCGACGTGCTGGCCGGCACCGCAGAGCTGGCCCCGGCCTGGACCCGCAAACTGGGTGTGGAATGGGTCTGGCGCGTCGCGGGGGACCGCAAACGGTGGAACCGTGCGCCGCGCCTGCTGAATTTCGTGCGGATGGTCCGGGCCGAGAAGCGGCGCAAGGGCTAG
- a CDS encoding aminotransferase family protein: MSNVFYRSRRPYPIATHAEGVYLFDDTGTRTLDGSSGALVANIGHGRAAVADAMAAQARRLAFVHGSQFSSDVLESYASRLAAFLGLPAFRFWAVSGGSEATESAIKLARQYHAERGETGRYRIITRRPSYHGASLGALAASGMGARRELYTPLMNEAAWPKLPKPDPALSGEADAERLRALLKQLGPETVAAFMCEPVVGASDAALAPNAGYHARVADICREYGVLFIADEVMCGMGRCGAPLAVRLHDDVTPDIVVLGKGLAAGYAPLAGLMASPTVHDTVMNGSGAFKHGFTYAGHPVSVAAGLSVLDIIENERLVEAANERGAQLLTGLQALKAEHPHVLEARGHGLLLGLVLGDPATGAAYATPGLADRVAAAAREHGLITYPGSGAVDGARGDHLLLGPPLSITAAEVDQLLAALDAALSDTRA, from the coding sequence ATGTCCAATGTGTTTTACCGCTCGCGCAGGCCCTACCCCATCGCCACGCACGCCGAGGGCGTGTACCTCTTTGACGACACCGGCACACGCACGCTGGACGGCAGTTCCGGCGCGCTCGTCGCCAACATCGGACATGGGCGGGCGGCGGTGGCCGACGCAATGGCGGCGCAGGCGCGCCGGCTGGCCTTTGTCCACGGCTCGCAGTTTTCCAGTGACGTGCTGGAAAGTTACGCCTCGCGCCTCGCCGCGTTTCTGGGGCTGCCCGCGTTCCGTTTCTGGGCCGTGTCCGGCGGCTCGGAGGCCACCGAGAGCGCCATCAAGCTGGCCCGCCAGTACCACGCCGAGCGCGGCGAGACAGGCCGCTACCGGATCATCACGCGCCGGCCCAGCTACCACGGCGCGTCGCTGGGGGCGCTGGCGGCCTCGGGCATGGGCGCGCGGCGCGAACTGTACACGCCGCTGATGAATGAGGCCGCGTGGCCCAAGCTGCCCAAACCGGACCCAGCCCTGTCAGGCGAGGCCGACGCCGAACGCCTGCGCGCCCTGCTGAAGCAGCTGGGGCCAGAGACGGTGGCCGCCTTCATGTGTGAGCCGGTGGTGGGCGCGTCAGACGCGGCGCTGGCCCCGAATGCGGGTTATCACGCCCGCGTCGCGGACATCTGCCGCGAGTACGGTGTGCTGTTCATCGCCGACGAGGTGATGTGCGGGATGGGCCGCTGCGGCGCTCCGCTGGCCGTGCGGCTGCACGACGACGTGACGCCCGACATCGTGGTGCTGGGCAAGGGACTGGCGGCAGGCTACGCGCCCCTGGCTGGACTGATGGCGAGCCCGACAGTCCACGACACCGTGATGAACGGCTCCGGGGCCTTCAAGCACGGCTTTACCTACGCGGGACACCCGGTCAGCGTGGCGGCGGGCCTGAGCGTGTTGGACATCATCGAGAACGAACGGCTTGTCGAGGCAGCGAACGAGAGGGGTGCACAGCTACTTACCGGATTGCAGGCGTTGAAAGCGGAGCACCCGCACGTCCTTGAGGCGCGGGGGCACGGACTGCTGCTGGGCCTGGTACTGGGCGACCCGGCCACCGGCGCGGCGTACGCAACGCCGGGGCTGGCGGACCGGGTGGCGGCGGCGGCGCGGGAGCATGGGCTGATCACCTACCCTGGTTCCGGCGCGGTGGACGGCGCGCGCGGCGATCACCTGCTGCTGGGGCCGCCCCTGAGCATCACGGCGGCGGAGGTGGACCAGCTGCTGGCGGCGCTGGACGCGGCGCTGTCCGACACGCGGGCCTGA
- a CDS encoding dCTP deaminase domain-containing protein — MVDRPRSARQRGFEVVADQHRQHPDAAIELPRRASRHSAGYDLHTPVGFTLAPQARTVIVTDLKAYMLPDEVLSVYPRSSVGLRGVMLSNTVGLVDADYHSNPDNDGNIRLSVLNLGAEVFTARAGDRIAQAVFTKYLLADGDDVAAGPERQGGSGHTGR; from the coding sequence GTGGTAGACCGGCCACGGTCCGCCCGGCAGCGCGGTTTCGAGGTGGTTGCCGACCAGCACCGCCAGCACCCCGACGCCGCCATCGAGCTGCCCCGCCGGGCTTCACGGCACTCTGCGGGCTATGACCTGCATACCCCGGTCGGCTTCACGCTGGCACCGCAGGCCCGCACGGTTATCGTGACCGACCTCAAGGCGTACATGCTGCCGGACGAGGTGCTGTCGGTCTACCCGCGCTCCTCGGTGGGGCTGCGCGGCGTCATGCTCAGCAATACGGTGGGCCTCGTGGACGCCGACTACCACTCGAACCCCGACAACGACGGCAACATCCGCCTCTCGGTCCTCAACCTGGGGGCCGAAGTCTTCACGGCGCGGGCGGGCGACCGGATCGCGCAGGCAGTGTTCACCAAATATCTGCTGGCCGACGGCGACGACGTCGCGGCTGGTCCCGAACGTCAGGGCGGCTCCGGCCACACCGGACGCTAA
- a CDS encoding DinB family protein: MSKPKTGKEPGVVPGVVSGEVFGKAVGNLFLGGPANVSWERALEGLDAGQAERTPNHLPHSVAQIVAHVQFWQAHLLASLDGQNPETPEHAEGGWPAPRDWAGVRAGLLRDASRLRALARDPQRCAAPDSSGVPFAAMLANYAGHSVYHLGQVVSVRQALGLWPPPGGGDTW, encoded by the coding sequence GTGAGCAAGCCGAAGACCGGCAAGGAGCCCGGCGTGGTGCCTGGAGTGGTGTCTGGCGAGGTCTTCGGCAAGGCGGTGGGCAACCTGTTTCTGGGCGGCCCGGCCAATGTGTCGTGGGAGCGGGCGCTGGAAGGGCTGGACGCAGGACAGGCCGAGCGCACGCCGAACCACCTGCCGCACAGCGTCGCGCAGATCGTGGCGCACGTTCAGTTCTGGCAGGCGCACCTGCTGGCCTCCCTGGACGGGCAAAATCCGGAGACGCCCGAACACGCCGAGGGCGGCTGGCCCGCACCGCGCGACTGGGCCGGGGTACGCGCCGGTCTGCTGCGCGACGCCTCCCGGCTGCGGGCGCTGGCCCGCGACCCCCAGCGGTGCGCCGCCCCCGACAGCAGCGGCGTGCCTTTCGCGGCCATGCTCGCCAACTATGCCGGACACAGCGTCTACCACCTGGGACAGGTCGTGAGCGTCCGGCAGGCGCTGGGGCTGTGGCCGCCACCGGGCGGCGGGGACACGTGGTAG
- a CDS encoding DinB family protein, which yields MTLPGNRPNDDRSQRAQLALARLLPKLFRGGQAFVGVEASLSGLDAGTAARVPDSLPHSVLDLLAHINWWNRWMLDTIEMGQAQPYPAHAADTWPVLGEGDWSRTKNEFYGLLARIDAHAARPDLANPVNHEETIGELLADFALHTAHHFGQIVTVRQALGAWPPPAGGDTW from the coding sequence ATGACCCTCCCCGGCAACCGCCCGAACGATGACCGCAGCCAGCGCGCCCAGCTGGCCCTTGCCCGCCTGCTGCCCAAGCTGTTCCGGGGCGGGCAGGCGTTCGTGGGCGTGGAGGCCAGCCTGAGCGGCCTGGACGCCGGCACCGCCGCCCGCGTGCCCGACAGTCTGCCGCACAGCGTGCTGGACCTGCTGGCCCACATCAACTGGTGGAACCGCTGGATGCTCGACACCATCGAGATGGGACAGGCGCAGCCATATCCCGCCCACGCCGCCGACACCTGGCCCGTGCTGGGCGAGGGCGACTGGAGCCGGACAAAGAACGAGTTCTACGGGCTGCTGGCCCGCATCGACGCCCACGCCGCACGCCCCGATCTGGCCAACCCGGTCAACCATGAGGAGACGATTGGCGAACTGCTGGCCGATTTTGCGCTACACACCGCCCATCATTTCGGACAGATCGTGACGGTGCGTCAGGCGCTGGGCGCGTGGCCCCCCCCTGCCGGAGGTGATACCTGGTGA
- a CDS encoding 3-isopropylmalate dehydratase large subunit encodes MGMTIAEKILAAHSGHAHVVPGQLIECRTDWVLCHEITTPAALRMLEERGMDRVFNPDQIVAVPDHSVPAMNIKAAQMYQKLKSWVKEKGIKHFYDVGRGGIAHVVLENTGLIKPGQTLVSGDSHTCNAGALGCFATGVGSTDLAGAIYAGRVWFKVPETMLIRVTGRTQPGVTPKDVVLEVIKRIGADGANYLVMEWVGEYIDNLDMEGRYTLTNMAIEAGGKTGIVAVDGTTRAYLAERGVQSGDYTEYTSDPDASYRIVIDVDASAVEPTVAYPHIPSNGRVAGSDRIAVTHAYVGSCTNGRIGDLRDVARILKGRKVADGVQMIVVPATQLIWKQAASEGLLEIFVDAGASVSYPSCGACLGMHSGVLGPDDVCISSTNRNFVGRMGDPTAAIYLASPATVAASAVSGFISDPREYNSSIEAAD; translated from the coding sequence ATGGGAATGACGATTGCGGAAAAGATTCTGGCGGCCCACAGCGGCCATGCCCACGTGGTGCCTGGTCAGCTGATTGAGTGCAGGACCGACTGGGTGCTGTGCCACGAGATCACCACGCCCGCCGCCCTGCGGATGCTCGAGGAACGCGGCATGGACCGGGTCTTTAATCCTGACCAGATCGTGGCGGTGCCGGACCACTCGGTTCCGGCCATGAACATCAAGGCCGCACAGATGTACCAGAAGCTCAAGTCCTGGGTCAAGGAGAAGGGCATCAAGCACTTCTACGATGTCGGGCGCGGCGGGATTGCGCATGTGGTGCTGGAAAACACCGGTCTGATCAAGCCGGGGCAGACGCTGGTGTCGGGCGATTCTCACACCTGCAACGCCGGGGCGCTGGGCTGCTTTGCCACCGGCGTGGGCAGCACCGATCTGGCCGGGGCGATCTACGCGGGCCGGGTGTGGTTCAAGGTACCCGAAACCATGCTGATCCGGGTCACAGGCCGGACGCAGCCAGGCGTGACGCCCAAGGATGTGGTGCTGGAAGTCATCAAGCGCATCGGGGCGGACGGCGCGAACTATCTGGTGATGGAATGGGTGGGCGAGTACATCGACAACCTGGACATGGAAGGGCGCTACACCCTGACCAACATGGCCATCGAGGCGGGCGGCAAGACCGGCATCGTGGCGGTGGACGGCACCACCCGCGCCTACCTCGCCGAGCGCGGCGTGCAGTCTGGCGACTACACCGAGTACACCTCGGACCCGGATGCCAGCTACCGCATCGTGATTGATGTGGACGCCTCGGCCGTGGAGCCCACTGTGGCCTACCCGCACATTCCCAGCAACGGGCGCGTGGCGGGCAGTGACCGGATCGCCGTGACGCACGCCTACGTCGGCAGCTGCACCAACGGACGCATCGGGGACCTGCGCGACGTGGCCCGCATCCTCAAGGGGCGCAAGGTGGCCGATGGCGTGCAGATGATCGTTGTTCCGGCCACCCAGCTGATCTGGAAGCAGGCGGCCAGCGAGGGCCTGCTGGAAATCTTCGTGGACGCCGGGGCCAGCGTGAGCTACCCCAGCTGCGGGGCGTGCCTGGGCATGCACAGCGGCGTGCTGGGGCCGGACGATGTGTGCATTTCCAGCACCAACCGCAACTTCGTGGGGCGCATGGGCGATCCCACGGCGGCGATCTACCTCGCCTCGCCCGCCACGGTGGCGGCCAGCGCGGTCAGCGGCTTTATCTCTGATCCGCGGGAGTACAACAGCAGCATCGAAGCGGCGGACTGA
- a CDS encoding AAC(3) family N-acetyltransferase, which yields MLNLLRKPAVQSADLDEGLAALGLDGTQHLIVHASLKSFGTLEGGARTLVDTLGRRTATLVAPAFSYNTLLNRPSSNVHAKFHRDTRVSRDIGRVSQELVDRRDALRSFHPTLSFVALGQEAARITAAQSLSSPYQPVGALYDLNGYALLIGVDFGSNTSVHYGEYLAGMPMLTRYVPLDGQVLPTAFPNCSADFDNLLPEVEFGLQSARVGPSTLRLYRVRDLVDSTVRLLQRDPEALLCQYRGCRCQDVRQTVRRDGLQPRLHLGL from the coding sequence GTGCTGAACTTGCTGCGGAAGCCCGCTGTGCAGAGTGCCGACCTCGACGAGGGGCTGGCCGCGCTGGGGCTGGACGGCACTCAGCACCTGATCGTCCACGCCAGCCTCAAGTCCTTCGGTACGCTGGAGGGCGGCGCCAGAACGCTGGTCGACACGCTGGGACGGCGTACAGCCACGCTGGTGGCCCCGGCCTTCAGCTACAACACGCTGCTTAACCGCCCCAGCAGCAACGTTCATGCAAAATTCCACCGTGACACCCGCGTCAGCCGTGACATCGGGCGGGTGTCGCAGGAACTGGTGGACCGGCGCGACGCCCTGCGCTCGTTTCACCCCACGCTCAGCTTCGTGGCGCTGGGCCAGGAGGCCGCGCGGATCACGGCGGCCCAGTCACTGAGCAGTCCGTACCAGCCTGTTGGGGCGCTATACGATCTGAACGGCTACGCGCTGCTGATCGGCGTGGACTTCGGCAGCAACACCAGCGTCCACTATGGCGAGTATCTGGCCGGCATGCCCATGCTGACGCGCTACGTGCCGCTGGACGGTCAGGTGCTGCCCACCGCCTTTCCCAATTGCTCGGCGGATTTTGACAACCTGTTGCCCGAGGTGGAATTCGGGCTCCAGTCGGCTCGCGTCGGCCCGTCTACCCTGCGGCTGTACCGGGTGCGCGATCTGGTGGACAGCACCGTGCGGCTGCTGCAGCGTGATCCGGAAGCGCTGCTGTGCCAGTACCGGGGCTGCCGCTGCCAGGACGTGCGCCAGACGGTGCGGCGTGACGGCCTGCAACCCCGGTTGCACCTGGGGCTGTAA
- a CDS encoding AMP-binding enzyme, whose product MFANGHDTGDLASQDAAGRLTLNGRADGLLICGGENVFPASLEERIAALEAVAECAVVGVPCAEFGTGIHAFIVLNPGHVPDPEQLRRELNALLPRMFRPQNITLLDALPRSPAGKLLRSRLAREAEPEKGLAAERFLR is encoded by the coding sequence GTGTTTGCCAACGGACATGACACGGGCGATCTGGCCTCGCAGGACGCGGCGGGTCGCCTGACCCTGAATGGCCGCGCCGACGGGTTGCTGATCTGCGGCGGTGAGAATGTGTTTCCGGCCAGTCTGGAGGAACGCATCGCCGCGCTGGAAGCGGTGGCCGAGTGCGCCGTGGTGGGCGTCCCCTGCGCCGAGTTTGGGACCGGCATCCACGCCTTTATCGTGCTGAATCCCGGCCACGTACCTGACCCCGAACAGCTTCGAAGAGAACTGAATGCGCTGCTGCCCCGGATGTTCCGCCCGCAAAACATCACGCTGCTGGATGCACTGCCGAGGTCACCGGCGGGCAAGCTGCTGCGTTCCCGGCTGGCACGAGAGGCAGAACCAGAAAAGGGCCTTGCGGCAGAAAGGTTTCTCCGGTAA
- a CDS encoding AMP-binding protein, with amino-acid sequence MTSALMDALPPRAGAPTLLTLPLFHGHGLAALGLGLALGAPLHLCRPTKEAMWHTLQEEGIEVLVLLPTLLHRLLDGPDRQAAPALRAIICGSAPLGAPLVTAALDRFGDVLFNLYGSTETGLISLATPADLRAAPESVGRVLPGVKLELHSETSRRNRTCVCQRT; translated from the coding sequence GTGACCAGCGCCCTCATGGACGCCCTGCCGCCGCGGGCAGGTGCGCCGACACTGCTGACTCTGCCGCTGTTTCACGGGCACGGGCTGGCCGCGCTGGGCCTGGGTCTGGCCCTGGGCGCACCGCTGCACCTGTGTCGCCCCACGAAAGAAGCCATGTGGCACACGCTACAAGAGGAAGGAATTGAGGTCCTGGTGCTGTTGCCCACCCTGCTCCACCGGCTGCTGGATGGACCTGACAGGCAGGCTGCCCCGGCGCTGCGCGCCATCATCTGCGGCTCGGCCCCGCTGGGCGCACCGCTGGTGACGGCGGCGCTGGACCGTTTCGGCGACGTGCTGTTCAACCTGTACGGCTCGACCGAAACAGGCCTGATCTCGCTGGCGACGCCCGCCGACCTGCGGGCCGCGCCGGAAAGCGTGGGCCGGGTGCTGCCGGGCGTGAAGCTCGAACTTCACAGCGAAACTTCACGGCGAAACCGGACGTGTGTTTGCCAACGGACATGA